Below is a genomic region from Deinococcus koreensis.
TCAGAATGACCTTCCTGCCCTCAAGTCGGCTCAGCCCTTGAAGCAGCCTGCCGATGATCTCGAGATCAAGTTTGTGGATGGGGCGACGGGCCAGTCCATAAATCGTGCTCGGCGCTCCCCTGCCCCGCACTTGCCGGATCAATTCCAGGGTCGTCAGATTCTGACGCCGGAGGTACCCCCCAAAGTTGAACTCCATCATCCCCCGTGCTTCTTCCCCAGCTGCACCTGGCCCCGGTGGTACGCCACGTGCCGTAGCTGCATGCCCAGGCCGGTCAGGCGTTCGCGTTCGCCGGTGGGCGCGGCGGGGGCGCGCAGCATCTCGCCCAGCTGCTCGCCCTGCAGCTCGCGAATGTGGCGCACGATCAGGGCTTCCACCCGCGCGAGTTCGGCCATGATCATGACCTTGCCCTCGGTCTCGGCCACGGTGGGCGTGCCCCGGAACTCGCCCATCCACGGGGCGTCCTCCCAGCCCAGGTGGGCATACGAGGCGGTGAAATCCTGCAGGACGAAAAAGCGCAGCCACTCGGCAATGTGCAGGGCGTGCCAGGCGGCCGAGTGCCCCAGGCGCGGGTTCTGGAACTCGGCGCCCGGCACGGCCTCCAGCGCGGCGCGGAACATGGACAGTTCCATCTCGAAGGCGTCGGCGACGAAATTCTGGACAGTCGGGGCGGTCATGCGCCCACCTTAACGGCCCGCAGGCTGCGGAACAGGCCCTGGCCGTCCTCGCTGCCCAGCAGGGCCTCCACGGCGCGTTCGGGGTGGGGCATCATGCCCAGCACGTTCCCACGCCCGCCCACGATGCCGGCGATATCGTTCAGCGACCCGTTGGGGTTGTCCGCATAGCGGAACACGACCTGCCCCTCGCCCTCCAGCCGCGCCACGGTCTCGGGGTCGGCGTAGTAGTTGCCCTCGCCGTGCGCGATGGGGATCTCGATGACCTGGCCCTGGGCGTAGGCGGAGGTGAAGGCCGTCCGGGTGTTCTCCACGCGCAGATGCACCGGCCGGCACAGGAAATGCAGGTCACGGTTCCGCGAGAGCGCGCCGGGCAAGAGGCCGGCCTCGGTGAGCACCTGAAAGCCGTTGCACACGCCCAGCACGTAGCCGCCACGGGCGGCGTGGGCTTTCACCGCCTCCATGATCGGGCTCCGGGCGGCAATCGCGCCGCTCCGCAGGTGGTCGCCGTAGGTAAAGCCGCCGGGCAGGAACACCAGATCGGTGCCGGCGGGCAGGCCGCCCTCGGTGTGCCACATGAAGCGGGCCGAGTCGTCGAGCAGCAGGCGGGCGGCGTGCAGCGCGTCGGCGTCGCAGTTGGAGCCGGGGAACTGGATCACGGCAGTCTTCATAAACCTCCGGTTGAAGCCGCGTGAGCGGCGAAATCCGAGCGGAGCGAGTGGGAGAAAACGCAAACGACTGGAACTGCAGCGGCCTGCGGCGTGTTCCCGCTGGCTGCGGAAGTGGAGGGCGTGTGCGTCACAGGTGCTCCGGCTCCGCCACGGTGCGCTCGTTCACGACGTTGCCGGTGTTCAGGGTACCGGCGGGCTCGAACATCAGCATCCAGACCTCCGGGGTCTCTGCGACCGGCAGGTGCTCCACGCCGCGCGGCACGACGATGAACTCGCCCACGCCGATGCGTCGCTCGCCGTCCCGGAAGCGCATCAGCAGGGTGCCCTTGGTGACCAGAAAGAGCTCGTCCTCGTGCTCGTGGCTGTGCCACACGAACTCGCCACTGATCTTGGCCAGCTTGACCTGCTGGCCGTTCAGCTCGCCGACCACCTTGGGCGACCAGTGCTCCTGAAAGAGGTCGAACTTCTCCTGCAGGCGAACGACTTCTGGCACGACTTCGGGCAGGCTCATGCTTCGCTCAACTCCCAGCGCGCGTCCTCCATGACGGGGTTGCTCAGCACGTTCTGGGTGATGTCGCGCAGCTGCGTTTCCACCTCGGCCGGCTCGCCGCTCAGGCTCAGTTCGATGTACTTGCCGACCCGCACGCCGCTGACGTTGCCGTGCTCCAGGTGAGACAGCGCCCGCTCGACGGTGCGCCCCTGCGGATCGAGGATGGAAGGCTTGAGGGTGACGTAGACGCGGGCTTTGTACTGGGGCATGGGGGGCTCCTTGTCGGTGATGGTCGATGGTTGATCGTTGATGGAAAGAGACTGGCCTCTATCAACCATCAACCATCGACAGGCGCGGTCACGCGCCGAAGCATTTCCGCATACGCATCTTCCACGCCGCCCAGGTCGCGGCGGAAGCGGTCTTTGTCGAGCTTCTCGTTCGTCTGGGAGTCCCAGAAGCGGCAGGTGTCGGGGCTGATCTCGTCGGCCAGGATCACGGCGCCGTCCGGGGTGGTGCCGAATTCGAGCTTGAAATCGATCAATCTCACGCCGCGCTGCTCGAAGTAGGGCACCAGGAAGGCGCGAACTTTCAGGGCCAGCTCGCGGATGCGCAACAGTTGCCCCTCGGTGGCCCAGCCCAGGCTCAGCGCCGTGTCGGAGTTGATGAGCGGATCGCCCAGCGCGTCGGACTTGTAGCAGTACTCGACGACGGGGTGATTCAGGGGCGTGCCTTCCTCGATGCCCAGTCTCTTGGAAAAACTTCCGGCGGCCACGTTCCGCACGATCACCTCGACCGGGATGATGGTCACGGCCCGCACGCGCTGCTCGGTGCTCGACAGCTGCTCGATGAAGTGCGTGGGGATGCCGGCCGCCTCCAGCTGCGGGAACAGGTGCGCGGTGATGGCGTTGTTGATCTGGCCCTTGCCCCCGATCTGGGCCTTCTTCACCCCGTTGAAGGCGGTGGCGTCGTCCTTGAACTCCACGATGTATTCATGGGGATCGGCCGTGGCGTACACGCGTTTGGCCTTGCCCTCGTACCTCAGTTCGCCTCTGTACCGTTCGCCGCTGCTGGTGCTGGTCATGGAGCCTCCGCCGTGCAGGTGGGGAATGGGCACCGTCCCGGTGAAGACCGTGCCGATGAACGTAGGACAGGCGTCCCCCGAACGGTGCCGGGGCGACGCCTGGATGTCGCGGTGGTGGGCATGTGGTCTCCATCGCCGCCTCTCGGACGGACTTACCGCCCACGAGGGGCGGGGCGTCTCGCAGGACGCGGGTGGAAAAAGGGTGGCGTGCAACCGTTCGCGGCTGCCGTACCCCAGCCTAACACCCCCGGCGCCGGGGGCAGCGGGGGTGTTCAGGTGAGTTGGCGTGGGCGGGCGCCGCGCGCCTCAGTCGTGGCTGTGCCCCGCCCCCTGGCCGCGCTTGCCGGCCACTTCCTCGCGGATCTCGGCGACCAGCAGGGTGCAGGCCTCGGCACAGGGAATGCCGCCGGGCACGCCGTCCAGGAAGGTCTTGGGCAGCTTGTGGCCGGCCCACAGGCGGGTACGCAGGCAGGACTTGCAGATGTCCCCGGCGACGTGCTCGACCTGCTCGGGGGTGGCCTTCTGCACCCTGGCGTAGATACCGGTCTGGCGGCGGGCGGTGGTGGGCCAGGGGGTGGCGCGCAGGGCGTGGCAGGTGTGGGCGTAGGTCTCCTCGACCACCGCCGGGTACAGGTAATGCACGGCGCGGCGCAGATCGTGGTCGCTGAGCACCGCCCGCCAGCCGCGCGGCAGGTTGCGCAGGGTATGCACGGGGCGGTGGTCGCCGCCGTCGTCGAAACGGATGTGGTCGCGCACGCCCTCGGGTGTGACGAGTGTTTTCAGGTCGCCGCCCGGCA
It encodes:
- the purS gene encoding phosphoribosylformylglycinamidine synthase subunit PurS yields the protein MPQYKARVYVTLKPSILDPQGRTVERALSHLEHGNVSGVRVGKYIELSLSGEPAEVETQLRDITQNVLSNPVMEDARWELSEA
- the purC gene encoding phosphoribosylaminoimidazolesuccinocarboxamide synthase, whose amino-acid sequence is MTSTSSGERYRGELRYEGKAKRVYATADPHEYIVEFKDDATAFNGVKKAQIGGKGQINNAITAHLFPQLEAAGIPTHFIEQLSSTEQRVRAVTIIPVEVIVRNVAAGSFSKRLGIEEGTPLNHPVVEYCYKSDALGDPLINSDTALSLGWATEGQLLRIRELALKVRAFLVPYFEQRGVRLIDFKLEFGTTPDGAVILADEISPDTCRFWDSQTNEKLDKDRFRRDLGGVEDAYAEMLRRVTAPVDG
- a CDS encoding DinB family protein; this encodes MTAPTVQNFVADAFEMELSMFRAALEAVPGAEFQNPRLGHSAAWHALHIAEWLRFFVLQDFTASYAHLGWEDAPWMGEFRGTPTVAETEGKVMIMAELARVEALIVRHIRELQGEQLGEMLRAPAAPTGERERLTGLGMQLRHVAYHRGQVQLGKKHGG
- a CDS encoding cupin domain-containing protein, producing MSLPEVVPEVVRLQEKFDLFQEHWSPKVVGELNGQQVKLAKISGEFVWHSHEHEDELFLVTKGTLLMRFRDGERRIGVGEFIVVPRGVEHLPVAETPEVWMLMFEPAGTLNTGNVVNERTVAEPEHL
- the purQ gene encoding phosphoribosylformylglycinamidine synthase subunit PurQ produces the protein MKTAVIQFPGSNCDADALHAARLLLDDSARFMWHTEGGLPAGTDLVFLPGGFTYGDHLRSGAIAARSPIMEAVKAHAARGGYVLGVCNGFQVLTEAGLLPGALSRNRDLHFLCRPVHLRVENTRTAFTSAYAQGQVIEIPIAHGEGNYYADPETVARLEGEGQVVFRYADNPNGSLNDIAGIVGGRGNVLGMMPHPERAVEALLGSEDGQGLFRSLRAVKVGA